The Streptococcus mitis genomic sequence TGAGAAAATCACTTGGGATTTTTTTAATCAAGAAAATAGTTCTTATGGAAACTTTTATCTTGACATCTCTTTTCAAAGTGGTAAAATAGTTCTCATGAAAACTTATTTAGTTCTCAGAAGAACTAAATGCGATAGTTAGAAAGGAGTTAGTATGGATAAACCGATGTTGGTTTTAAAACGTTTTGGGCGCCAGGCGCATCTGATGGTACAAAAGGAAGCCAAACGTTGTGGCATTGAATTTATGGGTGGACCGCAAGGTCATGTGGTGTTTTTTTTGGATATCCGTGAGGAAAATCAAGACTTGGTCTTGATTAAGGATATCGAGCAGGAACTCAATATTACCAAGTCTGTTGCTAGTAACTTGGTCAAGCGTATGGTGCAAAACGGTTTGGTGGAATTGGAGGCGAGTCCTGTCGATAAGCGAGCCAAGTTTGTACGTTTGACGGACAAATCGCGTTCTCAAATGAAGCAGGTTAAAGCCTTCTTTGAACGCATTGATCAGAGTCTGCTGGATGGTGTTTCAAAGTCAGACTTGGCAATCTTTGAAAAGGTCCTCGGTCAGTTGCAAGAAAATGTTGAGAAGATAGGAGGAGAGAATGAAGAAATTAGCAAAACGAATTAGTGGAAAAGAATGGGGGATGATTTTACTAGCCATTCTCTTTACCTGCTTTTCGATTTATCTAGAGTTGGAAGTGCCGACCTATATCTCTAAAATCACGGATTTGCTGGGAACTCAGGGAACCAACTTAGATGAGTTATGGCAACCAGCAGGTATGATGGTAGGAATGTCCTTTCTGGCCTTCTTGTCCGCAGTTGCAGTTGGATTTTTTGCATCCAGAGTGGCAGCTTCTTATACTAGTAGGCTAAGAAGTGATATTTTTAACCGAGTTTTAGACTACTCACAGACAGAGATTAAGAAATTCTCTATTCCAAGTCTTTTAACTCGTACCACCAATGATATTACTCAGGTTCAGATGTTGATTACCATGGGCTTGCAAGTGGTGACGCGTGGTCCGATTATGGCTATCTGGGCCATTGGGAAGATTTTAGGCCATTCAGAATACTGGCTCTGGGCCGTTCTGGTGGCAGTGATTGTCAACGTTTTGATGACGATCGTTTTGGTGACGCTAGCCTTTCCAAAACAGTCCTTGATTCAAAGTCTGACAGATAAACTGAACAGTATCACTCGGGAGAGTTTAACAGGTATTCGAGTCGTTCGTGCCTACAATGCAGAGGATTACCAAAATGAAAAATTTGCAGCAGCAAATGATGAATTGACACGCTTGAATTTGTTTGTCAACCGTCTTATGGCTATTTTGAATCCTATCATGATGGGCATTTCAAGTGGTTTGAGTGTGGCGATATACTGGATTGGAGCCTATGTGATTAACGACGCTGCTCCGACAGCGCGTCTGCCTCTCTTTAGTGACATGGTTGTTTTCATGTCTTATGCCATGCAGGTTGTTATGGGCTTCCTTCTCATGGGAGCGCTCTTCATCGTTCTTCCTCGAACTATGGTCTCTGCCAAGCGGATTAATCAGGTTTTAGATTTGCATTCTTCTATCCAAAATCCTGCTCAAGTGCAGCTGGCTGATGAAAATCTCAACGGTCAGGTCGAGTTTAAGGATGTGACCTTCCGCTATGCTGCAAATTCGGAGGCAGTTATCGAGCATGTTAGCTTTAGAGCAGAAGCTGGCCAAACAGTTGCCTTTATCGGCTCAACTGGTTCTGGTAAGTCAACTCTAGTCAATCTGATTCCACGTTTCTATGACGTATCAGCAGGAGAAATTCTAGTGGACGGAGTTAATGTTCAAGATTACGGTTTGGAAGATTTGCGCAACAAGGTTGGTTATATTCCACAAAAAGCTGTGCTCTTTTCTGGAGATGTCAAGGGCAATCTAGACTTTGGACGCAGCCAAGAAACACCACTTAGTGAGGAGGCTATGTGGCAGGCCTTGGAATTGGCCCAGTCTAAGAACTTTATCGAAGACAAGGAAGCGGGCTTAGAGTCAGAAGTAGCCCAAGGAGGAACCAACTTCTCAGGTGGACAAAGACAACGTTTGGCCATTGCGCGTGCCTTGGCTCGGAAGCCAGAAATCCTCATCTTTGATGACTCCTTCTCAGCCTTGGATTACAAGACAGATCGTGTCCTACGCCAAGAGCTAGCAGAGAAAACAAAATCTATGACCAAGCTCATCGTAGCACAGCGTATTTCAACCATTATGGATGCAGATTTGATTTTGGTCTTGGATCAAGGAAAAGTCGTGGGACAAGGCACCCACAAGGAACTTCTAGCTACCAACGAAGTTTACCAAGAAATTGCCTATTCACAATTATCGAAGGAGGAATTGGAACATGGAAAATAAAAAAATGTCGCTCTGGAAACAGAGTAAACCCTATCTTGCAGGTCTCCAGTTTGCCCTTCTGATAGCCTTTCTAGCAACAATCCTATCCAATATCATTACTGTATATGGTCCAACCCGTATCAAGGAAATGACCAATATCATTGCCAGTGGACTAGAAACAAGTGTAGATGTCGCGGCGGTTGCAGCTATTGGTGGTTTTTTGGCCGTCATCTATGTGATTGGGCTTCTATCAAATTATTTGCAAGCCTTTCTGTTTACAACAGCCATTCAACGTTTTTCAGAGCGC encodes the following:
- a CDS encoding ABC transporter ATP-binding protein produces the protein MKKLAKRISGKEWGMILLAILFTCFSIYLELEVPTYISKITDLLGTQGTNLDELWQPAGMMVGMSFLAFLSAVAVGFFASRVAASYTSRLRSDIFNRVLDYSQTEIKKFSIPSLLTRTTNDITQVQMLITMGLQVVTRGPIMAIWAIGKILGHSEYWLWAVLVAVIVNVLMTIVLVTLAFPKQSLIQSLTDKLNSITRESLTGIRVVRAYNAEDYQNEKFAAANDELTRLNLFVNRLMAILNPIMMGISSGLSVAIYWIGAYVINDAAPTARLPLFSDMVVFMSYAMQVVMGFLLMGALFIVLPRTMVSAKRINQVLDLHSSIQNPAQVQLADENLNGQVEFKDVTFRYAANSEAVIEHVSFRAEAGQTVAFIGSTGSGKSTLVNLIPRFYDVSAGEILVDGVNVQDYGLEDLRNKVGYIPQKAVLFSGDVKGNLDFGRSQETPLSEEAMWQALELAQSKNFIEDKEAGLESEVAQGGTNFSGGQRQRLAIARALARKPEILIFDDSFSALDYKTDRVLRQELAEKTKSMTKLIVAQRISTIMDADLILVLDQGKVVGQGTHKELLATNEVYQEIAYSQLSKEELEHGK
- a CDS encoding MarR family winged helix-turn-helix transcriptional regulator; amino-acid sequence: MDKPMLVLKRFGRQAHLMVQKEAKRCGIEFMGGPQGHVVFFLDIREENQDLVLIKDIEQELNITKSVASNLVKRMVQNGLVELEASPVDKRAKFVRLTDKSRSQMKQVKAFFERIDQSLLDGVSKSDLAIFEKVLGQLQENVEKIGGENEEISKTN